In Methanobrevibacter sp., a genomic segment contains:
- the xseA gene encoding exodeoxyribonuclease VII large subunit: MEAEYLTVSQVNAYINKKLKYDPELKNIHVKGEISNINIYRSGHIYFTLKDESSQISAVMFKGMRRFLNFEPKDGMKVIVKGKVEVYEKNGKYQLYAARITEDGIGALYEAYEKLKNNLQKEGLFDDEHKKEIPKYPKKIGVVTAETGAAIRDIITTIKNRYPYCEILVFSTLVQGNQAAPQIVRQIKHAQQYDINTLIVGRGGGSIEDLWPFNEEIVARAIYDCRIPTISAVGHEVDHTIADFVADKRAPTPTGAAAIAVPDIREVELKLNQLTDRLNKNIGDMISQNRMKLDNISQKQIFKNPESIYEIKGMNLDTIVNKLEFTSKKIILENRNKLFRLENKNILKNPEEILRIKKEAYLKNINKLEVLNPLLTLKRGYTLTKIEGKVISSAKDVKSGDELDVEFDDGTINTRVI; this comes from the coding sequence ATGGAAGCAGAATACTTAACCGTATCTCAAGTCAATGCCTACATCAACAAAAAGCTGAAATATGACCCTGAACTGAAAAACATTCATGTGAAAGGCGAGATATCCAATATCAACATCTATAGAAGCGGACATATCTATTTCACACTAAAAGACGAGTCCTCTCAAATCTCGGCAGTGATGTTCAAAGGCATGAGGAGATTCCTGAACTTCGAACCTAAAGATGGCATGAAAGTAATCGTCAAAGGTAAAGTAGAAGTTTACGAAAAAAATGGAAAATACCAATTATACGCCGCCCGAATTACTGAAGACGGAATCGGGGCACTATACGAAGCTTATGAGAAATTAAAGAATAATCTCCAAAAAGAAGGCTTGTTTGACGATGAGCACAAAAAGGAAATACCAAAATATCCCAAAAAGATTGGAGTCGTTACGGCAGAAACCGGAGCTGCAATAAGGGACATAATAACAACAATCAAAAATAGATATCCATATTGTGAAATACTGGTCTTTTCAACACTTGTTCAGGGAAATCAGGCAGCGCCCCAAATTGTACGACAAATAAAACATGCACAACAATATGACATCAATACCCTCATTGTTGGACGTGGAGGAGGAAGCATAGAAGATTTATGGCCATTTAATGAGGAAATCGTTGCAAGGGCAATTTATGACTGCAGAATTCCGACAATAAGTGCAGTGGGACACGAAGTCGACCATACAATAGCCGATTTTGTAGCGGACAAAAGAGCACCTACCCCAACAGGAGCTGCAGCAATTGCCGTGCCTGACATTAGGGAAGTTGAATTGAAATTGAATCAATTAACCGATAGATTAAATAAAAATATTGGTGACATGATTAGTCAAAACAGAATGAAATTAGATAATATTTCTCAAAAGCAAATATTCAAAAATCCCGAATCGATTTATGAGATAAAAGGGATGAATCTAGACACTATTGTAAATAAGCTAGAGTTTACCTCTAAAAAAATAATATTGGAAAACAGGAATAAACTGTTCCGGCTCGAGAATAAAAATATCCTAAAAAATCCAGAAGAGATACTTAGAATAAAAAAAGAAGCATATTTGAAAAACATTAACAAATTAGAAGTTCTAAATCCTCTTTTAACATTGAAAAGAGGATATACTCTAACAAAAATAGAAGGAAAAGTAATATCTTCAGCAAAAGATGTGAAATCCGGAGATGAACTTGACGTTGAATTTGATGACGGAACAATAAACACCAGGGTGATATGA
- a CDS encoding molybdenum cofactor biosynthesis protein B: MKSETSIQHQEESSKDITCGVITLSDSRKSKKLDLSGKYISEEIEKRYTLKSRNLIPDEKEDLLNAIENMVEDGTDVILTTGGTGLASRDITVETVESLFEKKLDGFGELFRAKSYEEIGAAALLSRATAGTYKKSIIFSMPGSPNAVKTALGLIIEELPHLVHHVKK, translated from the coding sequence ATGAAAAGTGAAACATCAATTCAACATCAAGAAGAATCTTCCAAAGACATAACATGTGGAGTAATAACCTTAAGCGACAGTAGAAAATCTAAAAAACTAGATTTATCCGGCAAATACATATCTGAAGAAATCGAAAAACGCTACACCCTAAAATCAAGAAACCTAATCCCAGATGAAAAGGAAGATTTATTGAATGCCATCGAAAACATGGTTGAAGACGGCACTGATGTAATTTTAACAACAGGTGGAACAGGACTGGCATCCCGTGACATCACTGTTGAAACTGTTGAATCACTTTTCGAAAAGAAGTTGGACGGGTTTGGTGAACTATTCAGGGCAAAATCATATGAGGAAATTGGTGCGGCAGCATTGCTTTCAAGAGCTACAGCAGGAACTTATAAAAAAAGCATCATTTTTTCAATGCCGGGATCACCGAATGCCGTTAAAACAGCATTAGGACTAATAATTGAGGAACTGCCTCATTTAGTCCATCATGTAAAGAAATGA
- a CDS encoding winged helix-turn-helix domain-containing protein — MHIDNEIDNEIRFLAQSEIRLKILSELNKRPNNVRGLVKTTKITYSSVSSNITKLEENNYITKVGTKYHVDPMAKIYFKTLMDFKKSIEIINNYDSFWDKHDLKLMSIDSIRNINDLKNSQLIETTPLDIYKTHNTIKHQLMNSKRVKAIFPYLHPEYPKLIEKILKNGGSVELIIPKEIVKAILLPMNEKLKKDATNNGKLKICSVTTDLNLYLTICDNKMSLGLFKNDGSFDQNRILISDDKKSCKWAKELFKHVKNTVIG; from the coding sequence ATGCACATTGACAATGAAATTGACAATGAAATCCGATTTCTTGCACAATCAGAAATCAGATTGAAAATTCTCAGTGAACTAAACAAACGCCCAAATAATGTACGAGGACTTGTGAAGACCACAAAAATTACTTATAGCTCTGTATCAAGCAACATCACAAAATTAGAAGAAAATAACTACATTACAAAAGTTGGAACCAAATACCATGTCGACCCTATGGCCAAAATATATTTTAAGACACTGATGGATTTCAAGAAAAGCATTGAAATCATCAACAATTACGATTCCTTTTGGGACAAGCATGATTTGAAACTAATGAGCATTGATTCTATACGAAACATCAATGATTTGAAAAACTCACAGCTAATTGAAACAACACCATTGGACATTTACAAAACCCACAATACCATAAAACATCAATTGATGAACTCCAAACGGGTTAAAGCAATATTTCCATATTTACATCCGGAATATCCTAAATTAATTGAAAAGATATTGAAAAATGGAGGATCTGTTGAACTAATCATTCCAAAAGAAATTGTCAAGGCAATATTATTGCCTATGAATGAAAAATTAAAAAAGGATGCTACGAATAACGGGAAACTTAAAATATGCTCTGTAACAACTGATTTAAACTTATATCTAACCATTTGCGATAATAAGATGAGTTTGGGACTATTTAAAAACGACGGCAGTTTCGATCAGAACAGGATTCTGATATCCGATGATAAAAAATCATGCAAATGGGCAAAAGAATTATTTAAACATGTGAAAAATACGGTGATAGGATGA
- a CDS encoding PRC-barrel domain-containing protein, translated as MRVKDELFGKEVLDAEIQIVGKVSDVILDRDTFEITDLVLKKTGFSEQIKSSENMVPMELVKVIGDKILLKGEDDL; from the coding sequence ATGAGAGTTAAAGATGAATTATTTGGTAAAGAAGTTTTGGATGCAGAAATTCAAATTGTTGGAAAAGTTTCTGATGTCATTTTGGATAGGGATACCTTTGAAATCACTGATTTAGTACTTAAGAAGACTGGATTCTCAGAACAAATTAAGTCCAGTGAAAATATGGTTCCAATGGAGCTTGTGAAAGTAATTGGGGATAAAATCTTGCTTAAAGGCGAAGACGATTTATAA
- a CDS encoding DUF2117 domain-containing protein, with protein MRIGVVVHGPNVIDSGYALKLINLFKEYGDVSARLGGTMGRTAVIDASLENIVDISRKLVPSDSLKLFHDDNVDVIFLLNYGKSDVTGQVFGYKVHNHYKNKITDNNIPVVQIERPGEVDGSIIPWNGHPDIVDELSERLDLAIVMPEEVYDNHIRQDDAGTNQRIVHGVSPGENIMVNSVVIGKTNSDKLVLIAKDNHIVDIVGGELKEHGLEKLGEVDLDSAIIKTGLLRNAKVKPRVLNKEKPKDFKVTFLDHAGEDVYRFRDSSVVVTVGDDTTLISSDILYRFDIPVVGITDGDLDKVVADGFKVKNSIIFEVEDGFDDICGKDIQRIIFDGKQATYDFSDIGELEEKIVEIIKNINCKYKINYIK; from the coding sequence ATGAGGATTGGTGTTGTAGTTCATGGCCCAAATGTTATTGATTCTGGTTATGCATTAAAATTAATCAATCTTTTTAAGGAATATGGAGATGTTTCAGCAAGATTGGGCGGAACCATGGGCAGGACTGCCGTTATTGATGCAAGTTTGGAAAATATTGTTGATATCTCTCGCAAATTGGTTCCTAGCGATTCTTTAAAGTTGTTCCATGACGATAACGTTGATGTAATATTTCTGTTAAACTATGGAAAATCTGATGTGACAGGACAGGTATTCGGATATAAGGTTCATAATCATTATAAAAATAAAATAACTGATAATAACATTCCTGTAGTTCAAATAGAGCGTCCTGGTGAAGTGGATGGAAGCATCATACCTTGGAATGGTCATCCGGATATTGTTGATGAATTGTCTGAAAGATTGGATTTAGCTATTGTAATGCCTGAAGAGGTGTATGATAATCATATCAGACAAGATGATGCTGGCACCAATCAAAGAATTGTACATGGTGTAAGTCCTGGTGAAAACATCATGGTTAACAGTGTTGTCATCGGCAAAACCAATTCTGATAAGCTTGTCTTAATAGCTAAAGATAATCATATTGTAGATATCGTTGGCGGTGAGCTTAAGGAGCATGGCCTTGAAAAGCTTGGCGAGGTTGACCTGGATTCGGCCATTATCAAAACAGGACTTTTAAGGAATGCCAAGGTCAAACCGAGGGTTTTAAATAAGGAAAAACCTAAAGATTTCAAGGTGACATTTCTAGATCATGCAGGTGAAGATGTTTATAGATTCAGGGATTCCAGCGTTGTCGTTACTGTCGGCGATGATACGACATTGATCTCTTCTGATATTTTATATCGATTTGATATACCTGTAGTGGGGATAACGGATGGCGATTTGGATAAGGTTGTAGCAGATGGATTCAAAGTAAAAAATTCAATCATCTTTGAGGTTGAAGATGGTTTTGATGATATCTGCGGTAAAGATATTCAAAGGATAATATTTGACGGAAAGCAGGCAACATATGATTTTTCAGATATTGGCGAGCTTGAGGAAAAAATAGTTGAAATAATAAAAAATATTAATTGCAAATACAAAATAAATTATATTAAATAA
- a CDS encoding methanogenesis marker 2 protein encodes MDFKSLVKSIQEFKGVSRKSSIDNVISLLKESYNVSGNVVIDIGDDASAIDIGNNQVMLIAADGIWGDIMNVNPYWAGYCSVLVNVNDIAAMGGKPLAMVNIMSISNDEIYEDLLNGINDGCLKFGVPMVGGHLHPDGEVDSLGVAIVGIAQKDKIITSFGAEVGDKVIVAIDLDGKPHEMFSLNWDTTYDKDSQLVRDQITAVQYLAENDYIKSGKDISNPGILGTLEMLLETSGKGAVVNLEEIPRNETVEWVDWLRSYPGSGFVFTASEDKCDFIKEYLAKYSIEAEVVGEVTDSNSLYLNHGDEQAEVFNQEKNPVFMFR; translated from the coding sequence TTGGATTTTAAAAGTCTTGTTAAATCTATTCAAGAATTTAAAGGAGTATCTCGTAAAAGTTCAATAGATAATGTAATATCTCTTTTAAAAGAATCATATAATGTTTCAGGGAATGTTGTCATTGACATTGGAGATGATGCTTCAGCTATTGACATTGGAAATAATCAGGTAATGTTAATCGCCGCTGATGGAATTTGGGGCGACATAATGAATGTAAACCCATATTGGGCAGGATACTGTTCCGTTCTTGTAAACGTTAATGATATTGCAGCAATGGGTGGAAAACCGCTTGCCATGGTGAATATAATGTCCATCAGTAATGATGAGATTTATGAAGACTTATTAAATGGAATCAACGATGGATGTCTAAAATTCGGCGTTCCTATGGTTGGAGGTCATTTGCACCCTGATGGCGAAGTCGATTCATTGGGTGTTGCTATTGTTGGAATTGCTCAAAAGGATAAAATAATCACTAGTTTTGGAGCTGAAGTGGGTGATAAGGTAATTGTTGCAATAGATTTGGACGGAAAACCTCATGAAATGTTTAGCCTAAATTGGGATACTACCTATGACAAAGACTCTCAATTGGTTCGTGATCAAATCACTGCTGTCCAATACCTTGCAGAAAACGATTACATTAAATCAGGAAAAGACATCTCAAATCCGGGAATTTTAGGAACTTTGGAAATGCTTTTGGAGACATCCGGAAAAGGAGCTGTTGTTAATCTGGAGGAAATTCCAAGAAATGAAACAGTGGAATGGGTTGATTGGCTCAGGTCTTATCCGGGTTCAGGATTTGTTTTTACAGCTAGTGAAGACAAATGCGATTTTATTAAAGAATATTTAGCAAAATACTCAATTGAAGCTGAAGTCGTTGGTGAAGTGACTGATTCCAATTCTCTTTACTTGAATCATGGTGATGAACAAGCTGAAGTGTTCAATCAAGAGAAAAATCCAGTTTTCATGTTCCGATGA
- the pyrE gene encoding orotate phosphoribosyltransferase, protein MVSKDYLIDLLKENEVFLEGDFTLSSGKKSNYYINMKKAITEPEILSAISKLITEKIVDDEIDKVAGPALGAVPIATAVSLESKLPLLMIRKEKKGYGTSKLIEGELNEGDDVIVVEDVSTTGGSLLKAIKAIQDNGGNVKRAFVVVDRQEGAIEEFEKAGIKLEPLIIVNEFFD, encoded by the coding sequence ATGGTTTCTAAAGATTATTTAATAGATTTATTAAAGGAAAATGAAGTATTTCTTGAAGGCGATTTCACTTTATCTTCCGGAAAGAAAAGTAACTACTACATTAACATGAAAAAAGCCATAACAGAACCTGAAATTTTATCTGCAATTTCAAAGCTAATCACTGAAAAAATAGTAGATGATGAAATTGATAAAGTTGCAGGGCCTGCTTTAGGCGCAGTTCCAATAGCCACTGCCGTTTCACTTGAATCAAAACTTCCGTTATTGATGATACGCAAAGAAAAGAAAGGTTATGGTACATCTAAACTCATTGAAGGTGAGTTAAATGAAGGTGATGATGTAATCGTCGTTGAAGATGTTTCAACAACTGGAGGATCATTGCTTAAAGCCATTAAAGCTATCCAGGATAATGGCGGTAATGTAAAAAGAGCTTTTGTTGTTGTTGACAGGCAAGAAGGGGCTATTGAAGAGTTTGAAAAAGCAGGAATAAAACTAGAACCTTTGATTATTGTTAATGAATTTTTTGATTAA
- a CDS encoding winged helix-turn-helix domain-containing protein: MKNNSKINLTMLKDKELYNLIVIRNGGRTTMRIIDELLVNPTNANQLADALNLDYKTIKYHLEIACRHKYIVEEKFDNYYSYHPSDKLIRNLEEYMIIREHLEKR, translated from the coding sequence ATGAAGAATAATAGTAAAATAAATTTGACTATGTTAAAAGATAAAGAGTTATACAATCTGATTGTAATTAGAAATGGCGGTAGAACTACAATGCGGATAATTGACGAACTATTGGTTAATCCTACAAATGCTAATCAATTAGCAGACGCTCTGAATTTAGACTATAAAACAATCAAATACCATTTAGAGATTGCTTGTAGGCACAAATATATTGTAGAAGAGAAGTTCGACAATTACTATTCCTATCATCCGAGCGACAAGTTAATTAGAAACCTGGAGGAATATATGATAATAAGGGAACACCTCGAAAAAAGATAA
- a CDS encoding ribonuclease VapC, with protein sequence MEICYVLDASAFINGFQITSKNNFTVPEITAEIKDFESRLKFDSVVNDGLLNIKEVPFQYINSVNEIISGSGDILRLSLPDVKLISLAYMLSQNGEDVKVITDDYTIQNTLKIMGIPYSGVITEGIKGIYNWKKVCEGCKKEFDEDYPFDDCEICGSRIFKKRIKVNK encoded by the coding sequence ATGGAAATTTGTTATGTGTTGGATGCATCGGCATTTATAAATGGATTCCAGATAACTTCCAAGAACAATTTCACAGTCCCTGAAATAACTGCCGAAATTAAGGATTTCGAGTCCCGCTTGAAATTTGATAGTGTTGTTAATGATGGGCTATTGAATATTAAAGAGGTTCCTTTTCAGTATATAAATAGTGTTAATGAAATTATATCTGGTAGTGGTGATATTTTAAGATTGTCATTGCCTGACGTCAAATTGATTTCTCTGGCATACATGCTGTCGCAAAATGGTGAGGATGTTAAGGTGATTACTGATGATTATACCATTCAAAACACTTTAAAAATCATGGGAATTCCTTATTCTGGCGTTATAACTGAAGGAATTAAAGGAATATATAATTGGAAAAAGGTCTGCGAAGGTTGCAAAAAGGAATTTGATGAGGATTATCCTTTTGATGATTGTGAAATCTGCGGATCCAGAATATTCAAAAAAAGAATTAAGGTGAATAAATGA
- the xseB gene encoding exodeoxyribonuclease VII small subunit — protein sequence MENLSFEESLERLEEIVKKLENGDVPLDDAIDEFEKAMQLVKVCNQKLSTAEESIAKIVQDNGEIEDFNVK from the coding sequence ATGGAAAACTTAAGTTTTGAAGAAAGCTTAGAAAGATTAGAAGAAATTGTGAAGAAATTAGAAAACGGCGATGTGCCATTGGATGATGCAATTGATGAATTCGAAAAAGCAATGCAATTAGTCAAGGTATGCAATCAGAAATTATCAACTGCAGAAGAATCAATTGCTAAAATCGTTCAGGACAATGGGGAAATAGAAGACTTTAATGTCAAATAA
- a CDS encoding winged helix-turn-helix domain-containing protein encodes MTSVQTKKELNQEFKDVKYILTSSMRTKLLLAVYNAPKNLDELRTELQKPSATILHGLKELETINLVRKSQKYYELTSNGYLLTTNMLKLIENWYSLSKSEIFWNNHDLSDIPEETIRKIYLLKDAEYISSTTSDLSISFNKYIQLISKAKKLEILLPIYSENHLKHIVNLLNEGSLKKLELIVSEEIYNSISENELFKNELLENKQVTITILENNFKIFLTCSDEFISLTLFFKDGHYDDSQILIATDENAKKWAFSIINQYLR; translated from the coding sequence ATGACCAGCGTTCAAACCAAAAAAGAACTAAATCAAGAATTTAAAGACGTGAAATATATTTTAACATCCAGCATGAGAACCAAATTGCTATTGGCCGTATATAATGCTCCAAAGAATCTGGATGAGCTTAGAACAGAATTGCAAAAACCTTCAGCAACAATACTTCACGGGCTAAAAGAATTAGAAACGATCAATTTAGTCCGCAAATCACAAAAATACTATGAATTAACCTCAAACGGATACCTTTTGACAACTAATATGTTAAAATTAATTGAAAATTGGTACTCCTTAAGTAAAAGCGAAATATTTTGGAACAATCATGACTTGTCCGACATTCCTGAAGAAACAATCAGGAAAATCTATCTTCTAAAAGATGCGGAATATATCAGCTCAACAACAAGTGACTTATCGATATCTTTTAACAAATACATCCAATTAATTTCAAAAGCAAAAAAATTAGAAATATTGCTTCCAATATACTCTGAAAACCATTTGAAACACATTGTAAATCTTTTAAATGAAGGTAGCCTGAAGAAATTAGAATTGATTGTCAGTGAAGAAATATACAATTCAATCAGTGAAAATGAATTATTCAAAAATGAGTTGCTAGAAAATAAACAAGTGACCATAACAATCCTTGAAAATAATTTCAAGATATTCTTAACATGCTCTGATGAATTCATATCCCTAACACTGTTCTTCAAAGATGGGCATTATGATGATTCCCAAATACTAATCGCAACCGATGAGAATGCTAAAAAATGGGCATTTTCAATAATAAATCAATATCTACGGTGA
- a CDS encoding PEP/pyruvate-binding domain-containing protein yields MAAFERIKSGIDELDETLDNIRLGDNVVWQVSNLTEFSYFVNPYVKQALEDNRNLIYINFGQHEPLIPMTDDDLAELEKERENPESEFAMIERNGIKIYKVDPMEQFESFTLEVHNIITKEGFDAFYVFDCLSDLQSAWSTDLMMGNFFRVTCPYLFILDTVAFFPVIRGKHSFEAIAKIRETTQLFLDIYSNKSDVYIHPLKVWNRYSQTMFLGHKYNPETGEVTTLTDGMEVSKFYQVINSTSAYHNEQNTDSWERFFTATELLHQNGVDVSDKCDLMCSMMMAKDDKVAQKIKQYFDYEDYISIYNRLVGSGMIGGKACGMLLARKIIEKDRPDLYAYFEPDDSFYIGSDLFYTYIVSNDLWNIRVKQRTKEGYYEAGRELEEGLKNGTFPDDIKNEFRRVLDYFGQSPIIVRSSSLLEDGFGNAFAGKYESVFCVNRGSLDERLEAFEEAVKTVYASTMNISALEYRSLNDLDDCDEQMGLLVQRVSGSYYEDYFFPTIAGVGFSYSPYSPQPDMGHNGGMLRLVMGLGTKAVDRTQNDYPRIINLDRPHAIDHPDVAERHKYSQHSLDVLDLKEISLHEIPVEEGLEVLPRYAKRPVIEHDTEAERRFRERGKRREIVFVNCNGIVNNDDFILMMKDLLKTLENAYDYPVDVEYTVNIGADKSFVVNLLQCRPLQISTTKEVIEIPEDVGETYFHIKKASMGRSRKEKIDTLVYVDSHKYYEYPYAKKSLIARIIGEINGYCKENERNSMLIVPGRIGTSSPELGIPVVFAEISQFRAILEESYSKVGYVPELSFGSHMFQDLVEADIYYGAIFENEKRIAFNKDLINDYPNKLLDINGELDEEIYDMIKVVNFDDENLEFYHDMKNDESKCILT; encoded by the coding sequence ATGGCGGCTTTTGAAAGAATAAAATCAGGTATCGATGAGTTGGACGAAACTTTGGACAACATTCGCTTAGGGGATAATGTTGTTTGGCAAGTTTCTAACTTAACGGAATTTTCCTATTTCGTAAACCCCTATGTAAAACAGGCACTTGAAGATAACAGAAATCTTATTTACATCAACTTCGGTCAGCACGAACCATTAATCCCAATGACTGATGATGACCTTGCGGAACTTGAAAAGGAGCGAGAAAATCCTGAAAGCGAATTTGCAATGATTGAGCGAAACGGGATTAAAATTTATAAAGTCGACCCGATGGAACAGTTTGAATCATTTACCCTGGAAGTCCACAATATTATCACCAAAGAAGGTTTTGATGCATTTTACGTTTTCGATTGTCTTTCCGATTTGCAGTCTGCATGGTCAACAGATCTAATGATGGGCAATTTCTTCAGAGTAACATGTCCTTATTTATTCATACTGGATACGGTAGCATTTTTCCCGGTCATTCGTGGAAAACATTCCTTTGAAGCAATTGCAAAAATAAGGGAAACCACCCAACTGTTCCTCGATATCTACTCTAACAAGTCAGATGTTTATATACATCCCCTAAAAGTCTGGAACAGATATTCGCAGACAATGTTTTTAGGCCATAAATACAATCCTGAAACTGGCGAAGTCACAACATTAACGGATGGAATGGAAGTTTCCAAATTCTATCAGGTAATCAATTCCACTTCCGCTTATCACAACGAGCAGAATACCGACAGTTGGGAGAGATTCTTCACTGCAACCGAATTGTTGCATCAAAATGGGGTTGATGTTTCAGATAAGTGCGATTTGATGTGCTCCATGATGATGGCGAAGGATGACAAGGTAGCCCAAAAGATCAAGCAGTACTTTGATTATGAGGATTACATCAGCATATATAATCGTTTGGTTGGAAGCGGAATGATTGGAGGTAAAGCTTGCGGTATGCTTTTGGCCCGTAAAATCATCGAAAAGGACCGCCCGGATTTATACGCATACTTTGAACCGGATGATTCATTTTACATAGGTTCTGATTTGTTTTACACATACATTGTTTCAAATGATTTGTGGAATATTCGCGTAAAGCAAAGGACTAAAGAGGGTTACTATGAGGCAGGCCGTGAGCTGGAAGAAGGCCTAAAAAATGGAACTTTCCCGGATGACATTAAAAATGAATTCAGACGTGTTCTGGATTACTTTGGACAAAGTCCAATCATCGTCCGTTCAAGTAGTCTTTTGGAAGACGGTTTCGGAAATGCATTTGCAGGAAAATATGAATCAGTATTCTGCGTAAATAGAGGGTCCCTGGATGAGAGACTTGAGGCATTTGAAGAGGCTGTAAAAACCGTTTATGCAAGTACAATGAACATTTCTGCATTGGAATACCGTTCATTGAATGATCTGGACGATTGTGATGAACAGATGGGGCTTTTGGTTCAGAGGGTTTCAGGTTCCTATTATGAAGATTATTTCTTCCCAACAATAGCTGGCGTCGGATTCTCATACAGCCCATATTCTCCACAGCCTGATATGGGGCATAACGGAGGAATGCTTAGGCTTGTAATGGGGCTTGGTACAAAAGCGGTTGATAGAACTCAAAATGATTATCCAAGAATTATCAATCTGGATAGGCCTCATGCAATCGACCATCCTGACGTTGCCGAGCGCCACAAATACTCCCAACATTCATTGGATGTCTTGGATTTAAAGGAGATTTCTCTACATGAAATCCCAGTGGAGGAAGGTCTGGAAGTCCTCCCAAGATATGCAAAACGCCCTGTAATAGAACATGATACCGAAGCCGAAAGAAGATTTAGGGAAAGAGGTAAAAGAAGGGAAATAGTATTTGTAAACTGTAATGGTATTGTAAACAATGACGATTTCATCTTGATGATGAAGGATTTGCTTAAGACTCTGGAAAATGCTTATGATTATCCTGTTGATGTGGAATATACGGTCAATATTGGTGCGGACAAGTCATTTGTTGTCAATCTACTTCAGTGCAGGCCGCTGCAGATTTCAACAACAAAAGAAGTCATTGAAATACCTGAGGATGTTGGGGAAACTTATTTCCACATTAAGAAGGCATCCATGGGAAGGTCAAGAAAGGAAAAGATTGACACATTGGTCTATGTCGATTCACACAAGTATTATGAATATCCATATGCTAAAAAAAGCTTGATTGCAAGGATAATCGGTGAGATAAACGGATATTGCAAGGAAAACGAAAGAAATTCAATGCTGATTGTTCCTGGAAGGATAGGCACCTCTTCACCAGAGCTTGGAATTCCTGTTGTATTTGCAGAGATAAGTCAATTCAGAGCTATCCTTGAAGAGTCTTACAGTAAGGTTGGTTATGTCCCTGAATTGTCATTTGGAAGTCACATGTTCCAGGATTTAGTTGAAGCTGACATTTATTATGGAGCAATTTTTGAAAATGAGAAAAGAATAGCTTTCAATAAAGATTTAATAAATGATTATCCAAATAAATTGCTTGATATTAACGGCGAGCTCGATGAGGAAATATATGACATGATTAAAGTCGTCAATTTCGATGATGAGAATCTTGAATTTTACCATGACATGAAAAATGACGAAAGTAAATGTATTTTAACTTGA